In Bacteroides acidifaciens, the following proteins share a genomic window:
- a CDS encoding toxin-antitoxin system YwqK family antitoxin has translation MNKLISVLFCTQMAVSASSQTTIEWENIEVVTDSNHNVVYYQKSDNEPLNGSIRIMKGLDEEIVNLKDGIMDGSYLRLRDGIVREEGNYTDGKRNGLFIEYYKDGITHRKDTPMKDGKIDGTVITYFSNGRKESEKDYRNSLEHGTERRYDMSTGKTLIEGQWINGKKDGTWNEVIDAGGGITGIRLQHYRNGELDGPYSVEMRKDGKPYVTIRGQFSEGRKTGKWSQYDAVLGNTKEWDEK, from the coding sequence ATGAATAAATTGATTTCAGTACTTTTTTGTACCCAGATGGCTGTTTCAGCATCCTCCCAGACAACTATCGAATGGGAGAATATTGAGGTTGTTACAGACAGTAACCATAATGTTGTGTATTACCAGAAAAGTGACAATGAACCTCTGAACGGTAGCATCCGTATAATGAAGGGGCTGGATGAGGAAATTGTGAACCTTAAGGATGGCATTATGGATGGGAGCTACCTTCGCCTGAGGGATGGAATAGTAAGAGAGGAAGGTAATTATACTGACGGAAAGCGCAATGGTCTTTTTATTGAATACTATAAGGACGGTATAACTCACCGCAAGGATACTCCCATGAAAGACGGCAAGATAGACGGAACTGTCATAACTTACTTCAGTAATGGCAGGAAAGAATCTGAAAAGGACTACCGGAATAGCTTGGAGCATGGAACAGAGCGGCGCTATGATATGTCTACAGGTAAAACCCTGATTGAAGGACAATGGATTAACGGCAAGAAAGATGGAACTTGGAATGAAGTGATTGATGCCGGAGGTGGTATAACAGGTATCAGGTTACAGCACTATCGCAATGGCGAACTTGACGGCCCGTATAGCGTGGAAATGAGGAAAGATGGAAAACCCTATGTAACCATTCGCGGCCAATTCTCCGAAGGGAGAAAGACCGGGAAATGGTCACAATATGATGCAGTTCTCGGCAATACAAAGGAATGGGACGAAAAGTAA
- a CDS encoding IS1380 family transposase produces MAKVQIKSEKLTPFGGIFSIMEQFDSMLSPIIDQTLGQRCSSIIGYQYSEIIRSLMSVYFCGGSCVENVTSHLMRHLSYHPTLRTCSSDTILRAIKELTQENISYTSDKGKTYDFNTADKLNALLIKALVSTGELNEVETYDVDFDHQFLETEKYDAKPTYKKFLGYRPGVYVIGDMIVYVENSDGNTNVRFYQAETHKRFFALLEANSIRVNRFRADCGSCSKEIVSEIEKHCTHFYIRANRCSSLYDDLFSLRGWKTEEINGIQFELNSILVEKWEGKCYRLVIQRQKRMDGELDLWEGEYTYRCILTNDYDSSTRDIVEFYNKRGGKERIFDDMNNGFGWNRLPKSFMAENTVFLLLTALIHNFYKTIMSRLDTKAFGLKKTSRIKAFVFRFISVPAKWIMTARQYVLNIYTENRAYAKPFKTEFG; encoded by the coding sequence ATGGCAAAGGTACAAATAAAATCTGAAAAACTCACACCTTTTGGAGGAATTTTTTCAATCATGGAGCAATTTGACTCCATGCTTTCACCTATTATCGACCAGACACTTGGTCAGAGATGCAGCAGTATCATCGGATATCAGTACAGCGAAATTATTCGTTCTCTGATGAGCGTGTACTTCTGTGGCGGTTCATGCGTGGAAAATGTAACATCGCATCTGATGCGTCATCTCTCGTATCATCCGACCTTGCGCACATGCAGCTCTGATACCATCCTCAGAGCCATCAAGGAACTGACACAGGAAAACATCTCATATACTTCCGATAAGGGCAAGACCTATGATTTCAATACGGCAGACAAGCTCAACGCCTTGCTTATAAAAGCCTTGGTTTCCACTGGTGAACTGAATGAGGTGGAAACCTACGATGTTGATTTCGACCATCAGTTCCTTGAAACAGAGAAGTATGATGCAAAACCGACATACAAGAAGTTCCTCGGCTACAGACCTGGCGTATATGTCATCGGTGACATGATTGTCTATGTCGAGAACAGCGATGGCAACACAAATGTGCGCTTTTATCAGGCTGAGACCCACAAGAGATTCTTTGCCCTACTGGAAGCCAACAGCATCCGTGTGAATCGCTTCAGAGCCGACTGTGGTTCGTGCTCGAAGGAAATTGTCAGTGAGATAGAGAAGCATTGCACGCACTTCTACATCCGCGCCAACAGATGCAGTTCGCTCTACGATGACTTGTTTTCACTGAGGGGATGGAAGACGGAGGAAATCAACGGCATCCAGTTTGAACTCAATTCCATTCTTGTTGAGAAATGGGAAGGCAAGTGCTATCGTCTTGTCATTCAGAGACAAAAGCGCATGGATGGAGAGCTTGACTTGTGGGAAGGTGAATACACCTACAGATGCATTCTTACCAACGATTATGACTCATCAACAAGAGACATCGTCGAATTTTACAACAAGCGTGGGGGCAAAGAGCGTATATTCGATGATATGAACAACGGATTCGGCTGGAACAGGCTCCCCAAGTCATTCATGGCGGAGAATACTGTCTTTCTTCTGCTTACTGCATTGATACACAATTTCTACAAGACCATCATGAGCAGGCTTGACACCAAGGCTTTTGGGCTCAAGAAAACGAGTCGCATAAAGGCTTTTGTCTTCAGATTCATCTCCGTACCTGCCAAGTGGATCATGACTGCAAGGCAATACGTGCTGAATATCTACACAGAGAACCGAGCTTATGCAAAACCCTTCAAAACAGAATTCGGATAA
- a CDS encoding winged helix-turn-helix domain-containing protein, with product MEQVLIGQNAGVIWHILDGKKSVELAHLKKESKLSDAEFWAAIGWLSKENKLSFSTEKVGKKIVKTYSLKD from the coding sequence ATGGAACAGGTATTAATTGGCCAGAATGCCGGCGTTATCTGGCATATTCTTGATGGTAAAAAGAGTGTTGAACTTGCTCACCTTAAAAAGGAATCCAAACTTTCAGATGCAGAGTTTTGGGCTGCTATTGGCTGGTTGTCTAAGGAGAACAAACTTTCCTTCTCTACAGAAAAAGTAGGTAAGAAGATAGTGAAGACATACTCTTTGAAAGACTGA
- a CDS encoding helix-turn-helix domain-containing protein — MNARRLLGKQITDYRNLRGLTLRQLADMAGVNYANICKIENGKYNVSVDIIDRICSVLGVTLKLDTVNTLEEFRDYINSSDDWDSSMDRIIEYNGWVDETGEEYGICNDGLQRLYFYSDKDDKLIADIKDM; from the coding sequence ATGAATGCGAGACGATTGCTCGGTAAGCAGATAACTGATTACCGTAATTTGCGAGGCTTGACTTTGCGCCAGCTGGCCGATATGGCTGGCGTAAACTATGCCAATATATGTAAGATTGAGAACGGGAAATATAATGTCAGTGTAGATATTATTGACAGGATATGCTCGGTACTGGGTGTGACACTCAAACTTGATACAGTGAATACTCTTGAAGAATTCCGCGACTACATCAATTCAAGTGATGACTGGGACAGTTCCATGGACAGAATCATTGAGTATAACGGCTGGGTTGATGAAACCGGTGAAGAGTATGGCATTTGCAATGATGGTCTGCAAAGACTCTATTTCTATTCGGATAAAGACGATAAACTGATTGCTGATATAAAAGATATGTAA
- a CDS encoding nucleotidyl transferase AbiEii/AbiGii toxin family protein, translating into METTEKTIWINLPEDEKLTILSNIAEEKGIKENAVEKDFWVSMVLKAMFSLEYSDNLVFKGGTSLSKGWGLIERFSEDCDLAIDRKHLGFGEELSRKDRTRLRKKSKEFIENTLSKDLNVKLEELGLAGKFKINIPEVKESDKDPVEFFVEYESCLKDKEDYIKERVKIEISCRSMFEPFENVEMRSMIEDAYPEESFAHPKFSVPTVIPGRTFLEKVFLLHEEFNRPGGCTRLDRLTRHMYDIEKMMDRDFAKEAMNDSGMYEEIVKHRQSLTAWSGLDYKLHKPSTIDFIPDETTRKELEKDYSKMQESFIYGQSLSYEELIARLKELQERFRSLTWEKESEFFKEEN; encoded by the coding sequence ATGGAAACAACTGAGAAGACAATATGGATAAACCTGCCGGAAGATGAAAAACTCACAATATTGAGTAATATCGCCGAAGAAAAGGGAATAAAGGAAAATGCTGTAGAAAAGGATTTCTGGGTCAGCATGGTTCTTAAGGCTATGTTCAGTTTGGAATATAGTGACAACCTGGTTTTTAAGGGAGGTACAAGCCTCAGTAAAGGCTGGGGGCTGATAGAACGGTTTTCTGAAGACTGTGACCTGGCCATAGACAGGAAACATCTTGGTTTTGGAGAGGAACTATCCAGAAAGGACAGAACCAGATTAAGGAAAAAGTCTAAAGAGTTTATAGAAAACACCCTTTCAAAGGATTTAAATGTAAAACTTGAAGAACTGGGACTGGCCGGAAAATTCAAGATTAACATACCGGAAGTCAAGGAATCCGATAAGGATCCGGTCGAATTCTTTGTAGAGTATGAATCCTGTCTTAAGGACAAGGAAGATTATATAAAAGAAAGGGTAAAGATAGAAATAAGCTGCAGGTCTATGTTCGAACCGTTTGAGAACGTGGAAATGCGGTCAATGATAGAGGATGCGTATCCGGAAGAGTCATTTGCACATCCCAAGTTCAGTGTCCCGACAGTAATACCAGGCAGAACCTTTCTTGAAAAGGTGTTCCTGCTTCACGAGGAGTTCAACAGGCCGGGTGGCTGTACGAGACTTGACAGACTGACCAGACACATGTATGATATAGAAAAGATGATGGACCGGGATTTCGCCAAAGAAGCGATGAACGATTCAGGAATGTATGAGGAAATTGTAAAACACCGCCAAAGCCTGACCGCATGGAGTGGTCTGGACTATAAGCTGCATAAACCATCAACCATTGATTTCATACCAGATGAAACAACAAGAAAAGAACTGGAAAAGGACTATTCGAAGATGCAGGAAAGTTTCATTTATGGTCAATCATTATCCTACGAGGAACTGATAGCAAGGTTAAAAGAACTGCAAGAACGCTTCAGGTCATTGACTTGGGAAAAAGAAAGCGAATTCTTCAAGGAAGAGAACTAG
- a CDS encoding RteC domain-containing protein, with the protein MKDKIKNIAEKLEHQIRMHELDLNDRIKDIPQIILLLEQGFSELKEIVSFYKFKSEMDEIFFFKIIKPKFFSKLIYYRKVYNIEMMRPNGQDCVLKNYFINELNQLENFYNKNIDFYKYYRSGSTHLDKYFFLRGKQDIQMTMETFYFERDPNFSTICDFKVAKIVANEMLRIYLNPKIRNYHPIHD; encoded by the coding sequence ATGAAAGATAAGATAAAAAACATTGCAGAAAAATTAGAACATCAAATCAGGATGCATGAACTCGATTTAAATGACAGGATTAAAGATATTCCTCAAATAATATTGCTGTTGGAACAGGGGTTCTCGGAATTGAAAGAAATAGTTTCGTTTTATAAGTTCAAAAGTGAAATGGATGAAATATTCTTTTTCAAGATAATAAAACCCAAGTTTTTTAGTAAACTAATCTATTACAGGAAAGTGTATAACATCGAAATGATGCGCCCCAACGGACAAGATTGTGTGCTGAAAAATTATTTCATCAATGAACTGAATCAGTTAGAGAATTTCTACAATAAGAACATTGATTTCTATAAATACTACCGTTCGGGAAGTACGCATTTGGATAAGTACTTTTTTCTGAGAGGAAAACAAGATATTCAAATGACAATGGAAACATTTTATTTTGAAAGAGACCCTAATTTTTCTACGATTTGCGATTTTAAAGTTGCAAAAATAGTAGCAAACGAAATGTTGCGAATTTATCTGAATCCTAAAATCCGCAACTATCATCCAATACACGATTAA
- a CDS encoding DUF6956 domain-containing protein, with protein sequence MEKNYETLRITFNKPLTEIDKEFEEEKEMFGVESLKEFIDGYESSRFTQISETEAIITSEYNMNHIVDWIERFAEDMVFS encoded by the coding sequence ATGGAAAAGAACTATGAAACTTTGCGTATCACATTCAATAAACCTCTTACTGAAATAGATAAGGAGTTCGAAGAAGAAAAGGAAATGTTCGGTGTAGAGAGCTTAAAGGAGTTCATAGACGGATATGAATCTTCAAGGTTCACTCAGATAAGCGAAACGGAAGCTATTATCACTTCTGAATACAACATGAACCATATTGTTGACTGGATAGAGAGGTTTGCCGAAGATATGGTTTTTTCTTAA
- a CDS encoding RadC family protein, whose protein sequence is MRKGFEVNGDYRLMDSSELVYILTNSAVMVNKVQEKEVVYGEECSFEDVLAKMTPGKRNLVMAGVELYKRCNSNKNQRPVIRQSTDIYDYMQPVLGDNKTEECWAIFMNSSARVIKRIRISSGGLNTCLIDIRVLLKEAILCEATSFILSHNHPSGKTKPSTEDDKLTESAATAAKTLNIRMLDHVIICNDSYYSYADEGRI, encoded by the coding sequence ATGAGAAAAGGATTTGAAGTGAACGGCGATTACAGACTGATGGACAGTTCAGAACTTGTGTACATTCTTACAAACAGTGCAGTTATGGTAAATAAGGTACAAGAAAAGGAAGTGGTTTATGGCGAAGAATGCAGCTTTGAGGATGTGTTGGCGAAGATGACACCGGGCAAGCGCAATCTCGTCATGGCAGGTGTGGAACTTTACAAACGCTGCAACTCAAACAAGAACCAAAGACCGGTTATCAGACAGAGTACAGACATTTATGACTATATGCAGCCTGTTTTGGGAGATAATAAGACCGAAGAATGTTGGGCTATCTTCATGAACTCGTCTGCAAGAGTAATCAAGAGAATACGTATTTCTTCCGGTGGGCTGAATACATGCCTGATTGATATAAGGGTACTGCTTAAAGAGGCTATTCTTTGCGAGGCTACATCATTTATCCTTTCACACAATCATCCGAGCGGAAAAACCAAACCGAGTACAGAAGATGATAAGCTGACCGAATCGGCAGCAACGGCAGCAAAGACACTCAATATCCGAATGCTTGACCATGTTATCATCTGCAATGATTCTTATTACAGTTATGCAGATGAAGGCAGAATCTAA
- a CDS encoding IS1380-like element IS612 family transposase, which produces MQIKFEKLTPFGGIFSIMEKFDSMLSPVIDSTLGQRCSSIFGYQFSEIVRSLMSVYFCGGSCVEDVTSQLMRHLSYHPTLRTCSSDTILRAIKELTQENISYTSDQGKTYDFNTADKLNTLLINALVSTGELKEIEEYDVDFDHQFLETEKYDAKPTYKKFLGYRPGVYVIGDKIVYIENSDGNTNVRFHQADTHKRFFALLESQNIRVNRFRADCGSCSKEIVSEIEKHCKHFYIRANRCSSLYNDIFALRGWKTEEINGIQFELNSILVEKWEGKCYRLVIQRQRRNSGDLDLWEGEYTYRCILTNDYKSSTRDIVEFYNLRGGKERIFDDMNNGFGWSRLPKSFMAENTVFLLLTALIHNFYKTIMSRLDTKAFGLKKTSRIKAFVFRFISVPAKWIMTARQYVLNIYTENRAYAKPFKTEFG; this is translated from the coding sequence GTGCAAATAAAATTCGAAAAACTCACACCTTTTGGAGGAATTTTTTCAATCATGGAGAAATTTGACTCCATGCTTTCACCCGTTATCGACTCAACACTGGGTCAGAGATGCAGCAGTATCTTCGGATATCAGTTCAGCGAGATAGTCCGTTCGCTGATGAGCGTTTATTTCTGTGGCGGCTCATGCGTGGAAGATGTAACGTCACAACTGATGCGCCATCTCTCGTATCATCCTACCCTTCGTACATGCAGCTCTGATACCATCCTCAGAGCCATCAAGGAACTGACACAGGAAAACATCTCCTATACTTCCGACCAAGGCAAGACCTATGATTTCAATACTGCAGACAAACTCAACACATTGCTTATAAACGCTTTGGTTTCTACAGGCGAGTTGAAGGAAATTGAGGAATACGATGTTGACTTTGACCATCAGTTCCTTGAAACGGAGAAGTATGATGCAAAACCGACCTACAAAAAGTTCCTCGGCTACAGGCCTGGCGTATATGTTATCGGTGACAAGATAGTCTATATCGAGAACAGCGATGGTAACACGAATGTGCGTTTTCATCAGGCAGACACCCATAAGAGATTCTTCGCTCTTCTGGAATCCCAGAACATCCGTGTAAATCGCTTCAGGGCAGACTGCGGTTCCTGCTCGAAGGAAATCGTCAGTGAGATAGAGAAGCATTGCAAACATTTCTACATCCGTGCCAACCGATGCAGTTCGCTCTACAATGACATCTTTGCTCTGAGAGGATGGAAGACGGAGGAGATTAACGGCATCCAGTTCGAACTCAATTCCATTCTCGTTGAGAAATGGGAAGGCAAGTGCTATCGTCTTGTCATCCAGAGACAAAGACGCAACAGTGGCGACCTTGACCTGTGGGAAGGCGAATACACTTACCGTTGTATTCTGACCAACGATTACAAGTCATCGACAAGGGACATTGTTGAATTCTACAATCTGCGTGGCGGCAAGGAACGTATCTTTGACGACATGAACAACGGATTCGGTTGGAGCAGGCTCCCCAAGTCATTCATGGCGGAGAATACTGTCTTTCTTCTGCTTACTGCATTGATACACAATTTCTACAAGACCATCATGAGCAGGCTTGACACCAAGGCTTTTGGGCTCAAGAAAACGAGTCGCATAAAGGCTTTTGTCTTCAGATTCATCTCCGTACCTGCCAAGTGGATCATGACTGCAAGGCAATACGTGCTGAATATCTACACAGAGAACCGAGCTTATGCAAAACCCTTCAAAACAGAATTCGGATAA
- a CDS encoding recombinase family protein: MGEKIGYARVSTREQNLSSQVDALNNAGCIRIFTDKISGKEFKREGLTACLDYLRADDTLVIYRLDRLGRSVKEMLDLCAKLEMRRIKLVSLQDNLDTSSAVGRFTMQILASLAEYNRNLILEGCKAGIEAAQKRGVKFGRHEGTRMKKPKKEAVIQLYKAGTTIPKIMEITGIKAKQTVYNYLAEEKVKPNRL, encoded by the coding sequence ATGGGAGAAAAAATAGGATACGCCAGAGTGAGTACGAGAGAGCAGAACCTCTCTTCTCAGGTAGATGCACTTAACAATGCCGGTTGCATCCGGATCTTCACGGACAAAATCTCCGGAAAGGAGTTCAAACGTGAAGGCCTGACTGCTTGCTTGGATTATCTTCGTGCCGATGATACTCTTGTCATATACCGCTTGGATCGACTAGGCCGTTCCGTCAAGGAAATGCTCGACCTTTGTGCCAAACTGGAAATGCGGCGCATCAAACTTGTATCCCTTCAGGACAATCTTGATACATCTTCAGCTGTCGGCAGATTTACCATGCAGATACTTGCATCCTTGGCAGAGTATAACCGCAATCTAATTCTCGAAGGATGCAAAGCCGGAATCGAGGCAGCACAAAAACGGGGGGTAAAGTTCGGGAGACATGAAGGTACCAGGATGAAGAAGCCGAAGAAGGAAGCCGTTATCCAACTTTATAAAGCCGGAACAACTATACCGAAGATTATGGAAATAACCGGTATTAAAGCAAAACAGACTGTATACAATTATTTGGCTGAAGAGAAAGTTAAACCTAACAGATTATAA
- a CDS encoding TonB-dependent receptor has translation MDFNKARLLYLIVFFLYSGLSVSGQSTHVSGRVLQQNTQTPVEFANVVLFKQDSVFLKGTTTDTIGRFEFENLPTDNYVLSVSCLGFETKRILIQNLTESAQIDVYLNENVLLLGEVVISASSTINKINQRIVFPTKLQISHSANGMQLLNTMMLPGLNINPMLNTISSSDGGKVILQINGVNTTPEEIQTLQPRQIKRIEYSDYAGIRYGHASKVINYVVVRDDKGGVVGVDLMNSLNILAGGDVFFAKFNKGKSEYALNYTAAFQRINTNNRNRTGSYQFENSSPILREEISAGGDYSYQMHDFSLTYNYQQSDSAFFNAKLKYNLSNQPHNDFNSFLKENGTDKGLIFDGSQQKINVPTIDLYYQYGLPKNQKIYANVVGSYANAASSRNYCEYNDVDTLFSERSELFSDKYSLIAEGIYEKGFAHGNLKFGIKHIQSFTEQTINQGEEFKSDLNQAESSVFAEWFYSKGKFSYSLGLRLNRLHFSNVSVTKSYYHFLPKAMVGYRFSDNSFIRYDAEMSQTNPTLMELADTEIRLDSYLAEKGNLLLQPYLNLNNNLYYENRKGLFAFNASLHHHYKHNPIMESKREHGNVFLTMPENMKDWNKYNAEITLKVGMIKNFLQFSVTGGFNHFDSRGNNYSHTHSNFYYRADVLAMYKKWMLIGQLQPFDERLYGETVIKDGNYHYLAIRYNATNFSFGIGAFNPFKNVSRTIMENKNAQAPFRRESFSDASRILVATLTWNFNFGKTHLVGTKSLNNQDTDYGIKGSYK, from the coding sequence ATGGACTTTAATAAAGCTCGATTATTATATCTTATCGTATTTTTCCTGTATTCCGGCCTAAGTGTGTCCGGACAATCGACTCATGTTTCAGGAAGAGTACTTCAACAAAATACGCAAACACCTGTTGAGTTTGCTAATGTCGTTCTATTCAAACAAGATTCAGTCTTTTTGAAAGGAACAACGACAGACACTATCGGAAGATTTGAATTTGAAAATCTTCCCACAGATAATTATGTGCTGTCAGTATCCTGTTTAGGATTTGAAACAAAGCGGATTTTGATACAGAATCTGACGGAATCAGCACAAATAGATGTGTATTTGAATGAAAATGTTTTGTTACTTGGGGAAGTGGTGATTTCTGCTTCTTCCACAATAAACAAGATTAACCAACGGATTGTGTTCCCGACAAAATTGCAAATCAGCCATTCTGCCAACGGAATGCAATTGCTGAATACAATGATGCTTCCCGGCTTGAACATCAATCCGATGCTGAATACGATTTCATCATCCGACGGCGGGAAAGTCATTTTGCAGATTAACGGCGTAAATACCACGCCGGAAGAAATTCAGACCTTGCAACCCCGCCAAATCAAGCGGATAGAATATTCGGATTATGCAGGTATCCGATACGGACATGCTTCCAAAGTTATCAACTACGTGGTAGTAAGGGATGATAAAGGCGGTGTTGTTGGTGTGGATTTGATGAACTCGCTGAATATCCTTGCAGGGGGCGATGTTTTCTTTGCCAAATTCAACAAAGGAAAATCGGAATATGCTTTGAACTACACCGCAGCGTTTCAACGCATCAACACGAATAACAGAAATCGCACAGGTAGTTATCAGTTTGAAAATTCATCCCCTATATTGAGGGAAGAAATCAGTGCCGGAGGTGATTATTCGTACCAAATGCATGATTTTTCGCTGACATACAACTATCAGCAGAGCGATTCGGCTTTTTTCAATGCCAAGTTGAAATATAATCTGAGCAATCAGCCTCACAACGATTTCAACAGTTTTCTAAAAGAGAATGGCACGGACAAAGGGTTGATTTTTGACGGAAGTCAGCAAAAAATTAATGTTCCTACCATCGACTTGTATTACCAGTATGGTTTACCCAAAAATCAGAAAATATATGCTAATGTGGTGGGGAGTTATGCGAACGCAGCATCTTCGCGGAATTACTGCGAATACAACGATGTTGATACTCTTTTCAGCGAACGTTCGGAACTGTTTTCCGATAAATATTCACTGATTGCCGAAGGCATATACGAAAAAGGATTTGCCCATGGAAATTTGAAATTCGGGATAAAACATATTCAGTCGTTTACAGAGCAGACAATTAATCAGGGCGAGGAATTCAAATCGGATTTGAATCAGGCGGAATCGTCGGTTTTTGCAGAGTGGTTTTATAGTAAGGGCAAATTCAGCTATAGCTTGGGACTTCGCCTGAATCGCCTGCATTTTTCCAATGTATCTGTTACCAAAAGCTATTACCATTTCTTACCCAAAGCGATGGTTGGCTATCGGTTCAGTGATAATTCTTTTATCCGGTATGATGCGGAGATGAGTCAAACGAATCCAACCCTGATGGAGTTGGCCGACACGGAAATCCGTCTTGACTCGTATCTTGCCGAGAAAGGGAATCTGTTGCTTCAACCGTACCTGAATCTGAATAATAATTTATATTACGAAAACAGAAAAGGGTTGTTCGCTTTCAATGCAAGCCTGCATCATCACTACAAACACAATCCTATCATGGAATCGAAAAGAGAACATGGAAATGTGTTCCTGACAATGCCCGAAAACATGAAAGATTGGAATAAGTATAATGCGGAGATAACATTGAAAGTAGGGATGATAAAAAACTTCCTGCAATTTTCGGTTACAGGAGGCTTCAACCACTTTGACAGTCGTGGGAACAACTATTCCCATACCCATTCTAATTTTTATTACAGGGCAGATGTTTTGGCAATGTATAAGAAATGGATGCTGATAGGCCAGCTACAGCCTTTTGACGAAAGGTTATACGGCGAAACCGTCATAAAGGATGGTAATTATCACTACTTGGCTATCCGGTACAATGCGACTAATTTTTCTTTTGGCATAGGTGCGTTCAATCCGTTTAAGAATGTTTCCCGAACCATTATGGAAAACAAAAATGCACAAGCGCCTTTCCGAAGAGAAAGTTTTAGCGATGCATCCCGAATTCTCGTTGCCACGCTCACTTGGAATTTTAATTTCGGAAAAACTCATCTTGTCGGTACTAAATCGCTGAATAATCAGGATACCGACTACGGAATCAAAGGAAGTTATAAGTAA
- a CDS encoding DUF6088 family protein, protein MVLSKVIKEHIIRNGENKIYTVSDFADLNNDMLVTRVLSRLKEEQFLIRLSQGIYLYPSRNRFGICKPSIDQIANAIAEKDHARIIPSGLTALNELGLSTQVPMNAVYITNGTPRTIKLGNRSITFKKGTPRYFAYQSRVFTMVVTALKQIGDDKVSDEVLLKIKSILDTEEKEKVNHDYRIAPQWIRKKLKTVLYGNN, encoded by the coding sequence ATGGTACTATCAAAAGTCATAAAAGAGCACATAATCAGGAACGGAGAGAACAAAATATACACTGTTTCTGATTTTGCAGACTTGAACAACGATATGCTTGTTACAAGGGTGCTGTCAAGGCTGAAGGAAGAACAGTTCCTTATCAGGCTTTCACAAGGCATATACCTGTATCCGAGCAGGAACAGGTTTGGAATTTGCAAGCCGAGCATTGATCAGATAGCCAATGCAATAGCTGAAAAGGATCATGCAAGGATAATACCTTCCGGCCTCACTGCCCTGAATGAACTGGGTTTGTCTACACAGGTGCCAATGAATGCAGTGTACATAACCAACGGAACTCCGAGAACCATAAAACTAGGCAACCGCTCAATCACATTCAAGAAAGGGACACCAAGATACTTTGCCTATCAAAGCCGTGTTTTCACGATGGTCGTGACCGCCCTCAAACAGATAGGCGATGATAAGGTAAGTGATGAAGTTCTCTTGAAGATAAAGTCGATACTTGATACGGAAGAAAAGGAGAAGGTAAACCATGACTATAGGATAGCACCGCAATGGATCAGAAAGAAACTTAAAACCGTTTTATATGGAAACAACTGA